Proteins encoded within one genomic window of Arachis ipaensis cultivar K30076 chromosome B08, Araip1.1, whole genome shotgun sequence:
- the LOC107612533 gene encoding uncharacterized protein LOC107612533 isoform X1 — MRRERTETRRRGGCGSLSSKLPSSPCRAAAIVIITGCCCCACDHRRLWVRHHRGWSRAEEGEETSVTTEPNSGERRSPRERSLLPPLLLPENTSAATEICRRRRCRSSGRRCRSRWLPPNRFSDRRCFIFLVRLREMVLLTRFELWFRRVEVGVFLKIYFILQSCDK, encoded by the exons ATGCGAAGAGAGAGAACAGAGACACGAAGGAGAGGTGGATGCGGGTCACTGTCCTCGAAGCTTCCGTCGTCACCGTGCAGAGCCGCCGCCATCGTCATCATCACGGGCTGCTGCTGCTGCGCGTGTGATCATCGCCGCCTCTGGGTCCGTCACCATCGAGGCTGGTCGCGggcagaagaaggagaagagacctCCGTCACTACCGAGCCAAACTCAGGAGAGAGAAGGAGCCCGCGGGAGAGGAGCTTGTTACCGCCGCTTCTGCTGCCGGAGAACACCTCTGCTGCCACTGAGATCTGTCGCCG TCGCCGTTGCCGGAGTTCTGGTCGCCGCTGCCGTTCGAGGTGGCTGCCGCCAAACCGGTTCAGCGACCGCCGCTGTTTCATTTTCTTAGTTCG GTTAAGAGAAATGGTTTTGTTGACGCGTTTTGAGTTATGGTTTCGACGagtcgaggtaggggtttttcttaaaatctattttatattacagagttgtgataaatag
- the LOC107612533 gene encoding uncharacterized protein LOC107612533 isoform X2: MRRERTETRRRGGCGSLSSKLPSSPCRAAAIVIITGCCCCACDHRRLWVRHHRGWSRAEEGEETSVTTEPNSGERRSPRERSLLPPLLLPENTSAATEICRRRRCRSSGRRCRSRWLPPNRFSDRRCFIFLVRVVF; the protein is encoded by the exons ATGCGAAGAGAGAGAACAGAGACACGAAGGAGAGGTGGATGCGGGTCACTGTCCTCGAAGCTTCCGTCGTCACCGTGCAGAGCCGCCGCCATCGTCATCATCACGGGCTGCTGCTGCTGCGCGTGTGATCATCGCCGCCTCTGGGTCCGTCACCATCGAGGCTGGTCGCGggcagaagaaggagaagagacctCCGTCACTACCGAGCCAAACTCAGGAGAGAGAAGGAGCCCGCGGGAGAGGAGCTTGTTACCGCCGCTTCTGCTGCCGGAGAACACCTCTGCTGCCACTGAGATCTGTCGCCG TCGCCGTTGCCGGAGTTCTGGTCGCCGCTGCCGTTCGAGGTGGCTGCCGCCAAACCGGTTCAGCGACCGCCGCTGTTTCATTTTCTTAGTTCG GGTCGTGTTTTGA
- the LOC107612290 gene encoding uncharacterized protein LOC107612290: protein MRRERTETRRRGGCGSLSSKLPSSPCRAAAIVIITGCCCCACDHRRLWVRHRRGWSRAEEGEETSVTAEPNAGERRSPRERSLLPPLLPSENTSAATEICRRRRCRSSGRRCRSRWLPPNRFSDRRYFIFLVRVVF from the exons ATGCGAAGAGAGAGAACAGAGACGCGAAGGAGAGGTGGCTGCGGGTCACTGTCTTCGAAGCTTCCGTCGTCACCGTGCAGAGCCGCCGCCATTGTCATCATCACGGGCTGCTGTTGCTGCGCGTGTGATCATCGCCGCCTCTGGGTCCGTCACCGTCGAGGCTGGTCGCGggcagaagaaggagaagagacctCCGTCACTGCCGAGCCAAACGCAGGAGAGAGAAGGAGCCCGCGGGAGAGGAGCTTGTTACCGCCGCTTCTGCCGTCGGAGAACACCTCTGCTGCCACTGAGATCTGTCGCCG TCGCCGTTGCCGGAGTTCTGGTCGCCGCTGCCGTTCGAGGTGGCTGCCGCCAAACCGGTTCAGCGACCGCCGCTATTTCATTTTCTTAGTTCG GGTCGTGTTTTGA
- the LOC107613736 gene encoding uncharacterized protein LOC107613736, giving the protein MGGTEMKIARFSSCRGVPFEINANRSNPFAIEPPPTPIPKPEPTTHGSWRWLPWTRTSSFKLLPRMNAVSPGRSRSSSHFCDIDIDADKDDHDDDDDDVEVEFIAEGSQDAEKQQQKKANSSRLSIILLDQGFTVYKWIFLVCLALNMVALSLAASGHFPYAKEKASLFSIANILALTLCRSEATLRILFYLVVKTIGKPCVPLRIKTSTTSFLQSLGGIHSSCGVSSISWLLFSLVLTMKNKNKTSTEIIVVAFAILLLLFLSSLAAFPLVRHLHHNVFERTHRFAGWTALILLWLFILLSISYDPNSQSYHFTISKMIKNQESWFTLAITILIVLPWLTVRRVAVRVSTASSHATIIKFEGGVEAGLFGRISPSPLSEWHAFGIISDGKKEHMMLAGAVGDFTRSLVSTKPNHLWVRKLHFAGLTYLVKLYKRVLLVATGSGICVFLSFLLQKRQHHVDVYLIWVAKDIETNFGKETVELVRNYPEEKVIVHDTGVCGRPNVGEMSVEGATMWNCEVVIVTSNPQGSKDVVRACKKAKIPAFGPIWDS; this is encoded by the coding sequence ATGGGTGGCACAGAGATGAAGATAGCCAGGTTCTCAAGCTGTAGAGGGGTGCCATTTGAGATCAATGCTAATAGAAGCAACCCTTTTGCAATAGAGccaccaccaacaccaattcCAAAGCCAGAACCAACAACACATGGATCATGGCGTTGGCTTCCATGGACAAGAACCAGTTCTTTCAAGCTTCTTCCTAGGATGAATGCCGTTAGTCCAGGTCGAAGCCGTTCCAGCAGTCACTTCTGTGACATTGACATTGATGCTGACAAAGATgaccatgatgatgatgatgacgatgttgAGGTAGAGTTCATAGCAGAAGGTTCTCAAGATGCAGAGAAACAACAACAGAAGAAAGCTAATAGTTCAAGGCTTTCAATTATTCTTCTAGATCAAGGTTTCACAGTGTATAAATGGATATTCCTTGTTTGTTTGGCCTTGAACATGGTTGCATTATCTCTTGCAGCTTCAGGGCATTTTCCATATGCAAAGGAAAAGGCTTCACTTTTCTCCATTGCTAACATTCTAGCTCTTACACTCTGCAGAAGTGAAGCAACACTGAGAATTCTTTTCTATTTGGTTGTGAAGACTATTGGGAAGCCTTGTGTTCCTCTTAGGATCAAAACTTCCACAACTTCATTCCTTCAAAGCCTTGGAGGAATCCACAGTAGTTGTGGTGTTTCTTCCATATCATGGCTTCTCTTTTCTTTAGTCCTTactatgaaaaacaaaaacaaaacttcCACTGAGATCATTGTTGTTGCATTCGCCATCCTCTTACTCCTTTTTCTCTCTTCCCTTGCCGCCTTCCCTCTTGTCCGCCACCTCCACCACAATGTCTTCGAGCGCACGCACCGGTTCGCTGGCTGGACAGCTCTCATCCTTCTCTGGCTGTTCATTCTTCTGTCTATAAGCTATGATCCTAATTCACAATCCTATCACTTCACCATCTCTAAGATGATCAAGAACCAAGAATCATGGTTCACTCTAGCCATCACAATCCTTATAGTCCTTCCTTGGTTAACCGTTAGAAGGGTAGCGGTTCGTGTTTCTACGGCATCAAGCCATGCCACAATCATAAAATTTGAAGGTGGTGTTGAAGCAGGGTTGTTTGGTAGAATTAGTCCATCACCTTTATCTGAATGGCATGCATTTGGGATCATATCTGATGGAAAGAAAGAACACATGATGCTAGCTGGTGCGGTTGGTGACTTCACACGATCATTAGTTTCAACAAAACCAAACCATCTTTGGGTAAGGAAATTGCACTTTGCAGGGCTAACTTACCTGGTGAAACTGTATAAAAGGGTGTTGTTGGTGGCAACAGGATCAGGAATCTGTGTGTTCTTGTCATTCCTATTGCAGAAAAGGCAACATCATGTTGATGTGTATCTGATTTGGGTGGCTAAGGATATTGAAACAAACTTTGGAAAGGAGACAGTTGAGTTGGTAAGAAATTATCCAGAGGAGAAAGTGATTGTTCATGACACTGGAGTTTGTGGTAGGCCTAATGTGGGTGAGATGAGTGTGGAAGGTGCTACTATGTGGAATTGTGAAGTAGTTATTGTTACCAGCAACCCTCAAGGTAGCAAAGATGTTGTTAGAGCATGCAAGAAGGCTAAGATTCCTGCTTTTGGTCCAATTTGGGACTCTTGA
- the LOC107613737 gene encoding seed biotin-containing protein SBP65 produces the protein MASEQLQRRENTSVEREVHVEKDRVTKMTTHFEHLAEEVKESDDSSKDTPQGTQFESLADKVKGGGEHGGRRSENVAASEAMGGSGDQAQHHNVGKFESGEELEGRTREVRGSVPERSGENRKSVGQVTAEKARGGDRGREEGVNEGQRLQEAIGGGAETEAAKAKRNQEQEIFQGGRVGGGAAETEGAKAERNQEPEEAQTKNESETLGSKEQTAPQQGYVDATKETLSGGAKAAAEYTAPVAEKAKDYTLQAAEKAKDVTVESGKTAAEYAGKTAVDLKDKAAVAAWKAANFGTEVTVEGTKAAVHVVEGAAGYAGQKAAELAVKSVGAVKGLASSAGETAKEYTARKKDEAQKDLDLKKASQFQEERTTQGVGETVSQEGTGSSVLSSIGETVGNVGQQIKKPFQNITGSGQTEESNRIQRGQQQIQHEGGKAMTRVGDVAQRVKQPLDTITGNITEGGGEVLGAVGETVGEIGESMIKPAETAQEQHQGKEGQQGGGVLGAVGETISEIAHTTKLMVGGEEESETMHKNVEGRRKNP, from the exons ATGGCGTCTGAGCAGTTGCAAAGGAGAGAGAACACGAGTGTTGAGAGAGAGGTGCACGTTGAGAAGGACAGGGTGACGAAGATGACAACGCATTTTGAGCATCTTGCTGAGGAAGTTAAGGAATCTGATGATAGCAGCAAGGACACTCCTCAAGGTACACAGTTTGAGTCCCTTGCTGACAAAGTGAAAGGTGGCGGTGAACATGGAGGTAGAAGAAGCGAGAATGTAGCGGCGAGTGAAGCAATGGGAGGTAGTGGTGATCAAGCTCAACATCATAATGTGGGGAAGTTCGAGAGCGGAGAAGAACTTGAAGGAAGAACAAGAGAGGTCAGAGGCAGTGTGCCGGAGAGGAGTGGTGAAAACAGGAAGAGTGTGGGACAAGTTACTGCTGAGAAAGCAAGAGGGGGAGACAGAGGAAGAGAGGAGGGTGTTAATGAAGGACAGAGGTTGCAGGAGGCTATAGGTGGTGGTGCTGAAACAGAAGCTGCCAAAGCAAAGAGGAACCAAGAGCAAGAGATTTTTCAGGGAGGAAGAGTTGGCGGTGGTGCTGCTGAAACCGAAGGTGCAAAAGCAGAGAGGAATCAAGAACCAGAAGAAGCTCAAACGAAGAATGAAAGTGAGACACTTGGAAGCAAAGAACAGACTGCACCGCAACAAGGCTATGTTGATGCAACCAAAGAAACACTCTCAGGTGGAGCAAAAGCTGCAGCAGAATACACTGCGCCGGTTGCGGAGAAAGCCAAAGACTACACCCTGCAAGCTGCTGAGAAGGCCAAGGATGTCACGGTGGAGAGCGGCAAGACTGCCGCAGAGTACGCTGGCAAGACTGCCGTGGACTTGAAGGACAAGGCGGCCGTGGCAGCGTGGAAGGCGGCGAATTTCGGCACGGAGGTGACCGTGGAGGGGACTAAGGCTGCAGTGCATGTGGTGGAGGGGGCTGCCGGGTATGCTGGTCAGAAGGCGGCTGAGCTGGCAGTGAAGTCGGTGGGTGCTGTGAAAGGATTGGCTTCTTCTGCTGGTGAGACTGCTAAGGAGTACACTGCAAGGAAGAAGGACGAAGCTCAGAAGGACTTGGACCTCAAAAAAGCCTCTCAATTTCAG GAAGAGAGGACAACACAAGGGGTCGGCGAAACTGTGAGCCAAGAGGGAACAGGAAGCAGTGTGTTATCATCCATCGGAGAAACTGTGGGAAATGTTGGTCAGCAGATAAAGAAACCATTTCAAAACATCACTGGAAGTGGACAAACTGAAGAGAGCAACAGAATTCAACGAGGGCAGCAACAGATTCAGCACGAGGGTGGTAAAGCAATGACAAGAGTTGGTGATGTGGCACAAAGGGTGAAGCAGCCATTGGACACCATCACTGGTAACATCACTGAGGGAGGTGGTGAGGTTTTGGGAGCTGTTGGTGAAACTGTGGGCGAGATTGGTGAATCAATGATCAAACCTGCTGAGACAGCTCAAGAACAGCATCAAGGTAAAGAGGGACAACAAGGTGGTGGTGTGCTTGGTGCCGTTGGTGAAACCATTTCCGAGATTGCACACACAACTAAGCTCATGGTTGGTGGTGAGGAAGAAAGTGAGACGATGCACAAGAATGTTGAAGGGAGGAGGAAGAACCCTTGA